Proteins encoded by one window of Molothrus ater isolate BHLD 08-10-18 breed brown headed cowbird chromosome 12, BPBGC_Mater_1.1, whole genome shotgun sequence:
- the ATP2C2 gene encoding calcium-transporting ATPase type 2C member 2, with translation MGQGSIAKFFQKKSLLRFVQKYQPLGSGEPEEEPQEECELKIIQQEQEVAVLPPKDACKCHKEDLARALNVDLQTGLSEFSVLQRRSKHGWNEFSVENTEPIWKKYLDQFKNPLILLLLASALVSVITKEYEDAASITMAVLIVVTVAFIQEYRSEKSLEELNKLVPPECNCLREGKLQHLLARELVPGDIIYLSVGDRVPADLRLIEVTDLLVDESSFTGEAEPCNKTEGVLLEAGDITTLSNVVFMGTLVRYGKGKGVVIGTGENSQFGEVFKMMQAEETPKTPLQKSMDRLGKQLTLFSFGIIGLIMLIGWLQGKHLLSMFTIGVSLAVAAIPEGLPIVVTVTLVLGVLRMAKKKVIVKKLPIVETLGCCNVICSDKTGTLTANEMTVTRLVTSDGCQAEVSGVGYNGEGNVYLLPSKEILKEFSNISVGKLVEAGCVVNNAVIRKNSVIGQPTEGALIALAMKMELADIKDIYVRKKEIPFSSEQKWMAVKCTLKNQDQEDIYFMKGAFEEVIQHCTLYNSGGISLSLTPQQKALYQQEEKRMGSSGLRVLALASGPELGKLTFLGLVGIIDPPRAGVKEAVQILFESGVSVKMITGDALETAVAIGQNIGLCNGKLKAMSGEELDQLAEAELSSTVQNVSIFFRTSPKHKLKIIKALQRAGAVVSMTGDGVNDAVALKSADIGIAMGRAGTDVSKEAANMILVDDDFSKVMNAIEEGKGIFYNIKNFVRFQLSTSISALSLITLSTVLNLPNPLNAMQILWINIIMDGPPAQSLGVEPVDRDTIKQPPRCITDTILSKSLILKIFMSAIIIISGTLFVFWKENPTGGITPRTTTMTFTCFVFFDLFNALTCRSQTKLIFEIGFFRNRMFLYSVLGSFLGQLAVIYIPPLQKIFQTENLGVVDLLFLTGLASSVFVVSELIKLCEKRCCPPKHTRGCHN, from the exons CCCCAGGAGGAGTGTGAGCTGAAAATcatccagcaggagcaggaggtggcagtgctgccccCGAAGGACGCCTGTAAATGCCACAAGGAGGACTTGGCAAGAGCCCTCAAC GTTGATTTACAGACTGGACTCTCTGAGTTTTCCGTGCTCCAGCGCCGGTCAAAACACGGCTGGAATGAATTTTCAGTAGAGAACACAGAGCCAATATGGAAGAAATATCTGGACCAG TTCAAAAACCCCCtcattctcctgctgctggcctcaGCTCTAGTGAGTGTCATCACCAAAGAGTACGAGGATGCCGCCAGCATCACCATG GCTGTGCTCATCGTGGTCACCGTGGCCTTCATCCAG GAATATCGCTCAGAAAAGTCCCTGGAAGAGCTCAACAAGCTGGTGCCCCCCGAGTGCAACTG CCTAAGGGAAGGAAAACTGCAGCACCTTCTAGCACGAGAGCTGGTGCCTGGAGATATCATCTACCTGTCTGTGGGTGACAGGGTTCCTGCAGACCTCAGGCTCATCGAG GTTACAGATCTGCTGGTGGATGAATCCAGCTTTACTGGGGAAGCTGAGCCTTGCAACAAGACTGAGggtgtgctgctggaggctggggacATCACCACGCTGAGCAATGTGGTTTTCATGGGGACCCTGGTGCGATACGGGAAGGGGAAA GGCGTGGTTATTGGCACGGGTGAGAATTCCCAGTTTGGCGAGGTGTTCAAGATGATGCAGGCTGAGGAG ACTCCCAAGACTCCTCTGCAGAAGAGCATGGACaggctggggaagcagctgaCCCTGTTCTCCTTTGGGATAATTG GTTTGATAATGCTCATTGGCTGGCTGCAAGGGAAGCATCTCCTCAGCATGTTCACCATTGGAGTCAG cctggccgTGGCTGCCATCCCTGAGGGGCTGCCCATCGTGGTCACTGTCACCCTGGTGCTGGGAGTGCTGCGCATGGCCAAGAAAAAGGTGATTGTGAAGAAGCTGCCCATAGTAGAAACCTTAG GTTGCTGCAATGTCATCTGCTCGGACAAGACGGGCACCCTGACTGCCAACGAGATGACGGTGACACGGCTCGTGACCTCGGACGGCTGCCAGGCTGAG gTCAGCGGGGTGGGCTACAATGGAGAAGGAAATGTTTATCTTCTGCCATCTAAGGAGATCCTTAAAGAATTTTCCAACATCTCCGTCGGGAAACTCGTGGAG gctggctGTGTAGTCAATAATGCTGTTATCAGGAAAAACAGCGTGATAGGACAACCCACAGAAGGAGCTCTCATTGCCCTGGCAATGAAG ATGGAATTAGCTGACATAAAGGACATTTATgtaagaaagaaggaaattccattcagctctgagcagaagtGGATGGCTGTGAAATGCACACTGAAAAATCAG GATCAGGAAGATATTTACTTTATGAAAGGAGCATTTGAAGAAGTTATCCAGCACTGCACTCTGTACAACAGTGGTGGCATCTCGTTGTCACTCACACCGCAGCAAAAAGCCCTCTaccagcaggaggaaaagagaatggGCTCCTCAGGACTTCGAG TACTTGCTTTGGCTTCAGGTCCAGAACTTGGCAAACTAACATTTCTAGGTCTGGTGGGAATAATTGATCCCCCAAGGGCTGGGGTGAAAGAAGCTGTGCAAATCCTGTTTGAGTCTGGTGTGTCAGTGAAGATGATCACTGGAGATGCCCTGGAAACAGCTGTGGCTATAG GACAGAATATTGGTCTCTGCAATGGGAAGCTGAAAGCCATGTCTGGGGAAGAGCTGGACCAactggcagaggcagagctctcCTCCACTGTCCAAAAT gtttccattttcttcagaaCAAGTCCAAAGCacaaactaaaaataataaag GCCTTGCAGAGGGCTGGTGCTGTGGTGTCCATGACAGGGGACGGGGTCAACGACGCCGTGGCCCTGAAATCCGCCGATATCGGGATCGCCATGGGGCGGGCAGGGACAGACGTCAGCAAAGAGGCTGCCAACATGATCCTCGTGGATGATGACTTCTCAAAAGTCAT GAATGCAAtagaagagggaaagggaatATTTTACAACATAAAAAATTTTGTCCGGTTCCAGTTGAGCAC GAGTATTTCAGCTTTGAGCCTAATTACCCTATCAACAGTGCTCAACCTCCCCAACCCACTCAATGCCATGCAGATCTTATGGATCAACATCATCATGGATGGGCCACCAGCACAGAG TTTGGGGGTTGAACCTGTTGACAGGGACACCATCAAGCAGCCCCCCAGGTGCATCACAGACACCATTCTCAGCAAATCCCTGATCCTGAAAATCTTCATGTCAGCAATCATCATCATCAGTGGAACCCTCTTTGTCTTCTGGAAGGAG AATCCAACAGGGGGCATAACTCCTCGAACCACAACGATGACTTTCacctgttttgtgttttttgacCTCTTCAATGCCCTGACATGTCGCTCTCAG aCAAAGTTGATATTTGAAATCGGCTTTTTCCGAAACCGCATGTTCTTGTATTCCGTGCTTGGCTCATTTTTGGGACAGCTGGCAGTTATCTACATCCCTCCACTCCAAAAGATCTTCCAGACAGAGAATTTAGGAGTGGTAG acCTGCTGTTCCTCACCGGCCTGGCTTCCTCGGTGTTTGTGGTTTCCGAGCTCATCAAACTCTGTGAAAAGCGCTGCTGCCCCCCAAAGCATACCAGGGGATGTCACAACTGA
- the MEAK7 gene encoding LOW QUALITY PROTEIN: MTOR-associated protein MEAK7 (The sequence of the model RefSeq protein was modified relative to this genomic sequence to represent the inferred CDS: deleted 1 base in 1 codon), whose amino-acid sequence MGNAESNAYQNHLSRFLPEEQSDIDGLFDTLSGSSGSSGAKNAKAAKKTVTLAALQAHTREPLPEAMTARLYHGMKSIDLPGKSAGLSEQIAKEQFVIFMSNLLKGNADEKISIIMRMIAKTGGPLKGKQIQEFTEDLITSVVHVLSYRKELKGWSLENTRDSSSGVKALASELLSELKLPDGTKPVGSQLLETSFDQSAIEDWVYRVPQISVFLSVVIRQGLHVLHSLPDQTNDILNLLPHCKGIKGRGVVSLLDIPAIIYINSHLPAEMQHKWQLLFSSRLHGESFSQLCAHIVNKGPCILIIRDLDGFIFGGFASHSWEVKPQFQGDNRCFLFSVFPTLAVYTYTGYNDHYMYLNHGQQTMPNGLGMGGQHGYFGLWIDSDYGKGHSKAKPRCTTYNSPQLSAREDFTLDAMEVWAVGDAPESAGRKGKKSILDVDPQAQALLEMAGKSRQSEGLREPVEEDEGDDDEN is encoded by the exons ATTTCTTCCTGAGGAGCAGTCTGACATTGATGGACTGTTTGACACCTTATCAGGATCCAGTGGCTCATCTGGAGCAAAAAATGCCAAAGCTGCAAAGAAAACTGTGACTCTGGCAGCACTACAG GCACACACCCGGGAGCCCCTGCCAGAGGCAATGACTGCTCGCTTGTACCATGGAATGAAAAGCATTGACCTGCCTGGCAAATCAGCCGGGCTCAGTGAGCAGATTGCTAAGGAGCAGTTTGTAATTTTTATGTCAAACCTCTTAAAAGGGAATGCAGATGAGAAGATTAGCATCATAATGAGAATGATCGCCAAGACC GGAGGGCCTCTGAAGGGCAAACAAATCCAAGAG TTCACAGAGGATCTGATCACATCTGTAGTCCATGTACTGAGCTACAGGAAGGAGCTGAAAGGTTGGAGTTTGGAGAATACGAGGGATTCTTCAAGTGGAGTCAAAGCTTTGGCTTCTGAGCTGCTCTCAGAATTGAAGCTTCCAG ATGGGACAAAACCCGTGGGTtctcagctgctggagacaaGTTTTGACCAAAGTGCCATTGAGGACTGGGTGTACCGAGTTCCCCAGATCTCAGTTTTCCTCAGTGTTGTCATCAGGCAAGGTCTGCACGTCCTGCATTCCCTCCCAGACCAAACCAACGACATCCTCAACCTGCTTCCTCACTGCAAAGGCATCAAAGGAAGAGGAGTTGTCAGTCTCTTGGACATCCCAGCCATCATCTACATCAACTCCCACCTGCCTGCAGAGATGCAGCACAAGTGGCAGCTCTTATTTTCCTCCAGGCTCCACGGGGAAAGCTTCTCACAGCTGTGTGCCCATATAGTGAACAAAGGTCCTTGCATACTGATCATAAGGGACTTGGATGGTTTCATCTTTGGTGGGTTTGCATCTCACTCCTGGGAGGTGAAGCCACAGTTTCAAG GTGACAACAGatgctttctgttttctgttttccccaCTCTGGCTGTATACACATACACAGGGTACAATGACCACTACATGTATTTAAACCATGGCCAACAGACTATGCCAAACGGACTT GGTATGGGTGGACAGCATGGCTACTTTGGGCTCTGGATAGACAGTGACTATGGGAAGGGCCACAGCAAAGCCAAACCTCGCTGCACCACCTACAACAGCCCCCAGCTGTCAGCCAGAGAGGATTTTACACTGGATGCCATGGAAGTTTGGGCAGTGGGAGACGCCCCTGAGAGTGCAGGG agaaaaggtAAGAAGAGTATCCTGGATGTGGATCCTCAGGCTCAGGCCTTGCTGGAAATGGCTGGGAAAAGCCGTCAGAGCGAAGGTCTGCGGGAGCCCGTGGAAGAGGATGAAGGTGATGATGATGAGAACTAA